The window GCAATTATCGTTTTGTTTTCTTCTTGTACTATTTTGTGGATAATTTCAGTATAGAACTTTTTTCTAAAATATGGGTCTTGATCTGCTGCCCACTCATCTAAAACTAAAATTGGTCGATCTTCTAACACCGCAACTATTAACGCTAGCCGTTTTCTTTGACCTGCCGAAAGGTCTAATGTAGAAAACTTTCCTTCTTTTATTTTTACTTTATCATGTAGTTCAAACAATTTTAATAAGGAACTTACTTTTTCTAGATCAAAATTCTTAATTCCATAGAAATCATCGAATAAATAAAAATCACTAAACACTGGAGAAAATAATTGACTGACTTTTTCTGATGATTCAGGTTCATCATCCTTAAAGTAAATAGATCCTTTATCAGGGGTGAATAAATTCAACAACATATAAATAAATGTAGTTTTACCTGCACCGTTTCCACCATAAACAAATATAATCTCATTTGCATTAATTGTTAAATCAAAGGGACCGACTTCGAACGAGGTGTCTAAATATTGATAAAAACAATTTTCAAATCTTACTTGTTTAAAAACCTTAGGAGAATCATTATTTGAGTTTAAATACGAATTATTAAATTCTTCATATTCTAACTTCTTCTTTAAATCTTTTAACTTATTATAAGAAATGAGCCCTTGATTTAAAGGGGGAATTGCAAGCATTATTGTTACTATAGGGCTAAATAAAAATAGTAATGCAAAAACAAAACTTATTGATGTTCCTAGTGAAACGTCAAAAAAATCTCCTACAAACAAAAGAATAAATATGACAATAATATAAAATAAAACTTGACTGATTAACTGACTATTTAAATAACCTATGTATGCTACAATATTTTTTTCTTTCCCTCTTTTCAATAAAGGATAAACTCCTTTACTAAAAATCTCTTCACCTTTTTCTCGATTTACTTTAATTTCTTTATTACCACTTAAAATTCCGTCAAATTGATGCATAAACTTTTGCTCTATAGCTCTTACATCGACAAAATGCTTATTCCCAGATTTTGAGACAAAATAATATCCCAGAAGGCCAATTGAAATAATAAACGCACTAATGATAAATAGAGGAACAGATAAATACCACAAATAAATGAATGAAGATATTGTTAATATTACAGACGAAGTAAAACTAATAATTACTAAAGACGCATTGGTAATATTAGCGACATCAGCAGTCAAAGCTGAGTATATTTCATCTTTCATATTTTTTACTTTAAGATATGGTGACACTATTATAGCTTTCACAACATACGATCTAATATCCCAAAATATAGTCTGAGAAATTTCTATAACCCCTTCTGATAACAATCTCTTCGTCATAAAAAATAATGCTATTATTAGAGCAAAAAATAGCATATAATTATGTTCTTTTGGCATAACCTCAGATATCGATAAACTAATAATTTGATTAACTAGAGCTATAAATAAAAAACTTGAAAAACCAGAAAGAATACCAATTATCGAATAAGTAATAATTAGTTTGTAGTTATTTTTATAGATATTTTCCATTACTAGAATATTGTCTGAAATTAGATTAGGAACAAATTTATATTAAAAGACTTTGTCAGCTAAAATTCTCATAGATTAAAATTTACTGTTTTCCCTTTCGATTTTATTATTCTGTTCTTAAACTCTTTATTGGGTCTGCCTTAGCTGCTTTTATAGCTTGAAAACTAGTTGTTATTAATGTAAT is drawn from Nonlabens dokdonensis DSW-6 and contains these coding sequences:
- a CDS encoding cyclic peptide export ABC transporter produces the protein MENIYKNNYKLIITYSIIGILSGFSSFLFIALVNQIISLSISEVMPKEHNYMLFFALIIALFFMTKRLLSEGVIEISQTIFWDIRSYVVKAIIVSPYLKVKNMKDEIYSALTADVANITNASLVIISFTSSVILTISSFIYLWYLSVPLFIISAFIISIGLLGYYFVSKSGNKHFVDVRAIEQKFMHQFDGILSGNKEIKVNREKGEEIFSKGVYPLLKRGKEKNIVAYIGYLNSQLISQVLFYIIVIFILLFVGDFFDVSLGTSISFVFALLFLFSPIVTIMLAIPPLNQGLISYNKLKDLKKKLEYEEFNNSYLNSNNDSPKVFKQVRFENCFYQYLDTSFEVGPFDLTINANEIIFVYGGNGAGKTTFIYMLLNLFTPDKGSIYFKDDEPESSEKVSQLFSPVFSDFYLFDDFYGIKNFDLEKVSSLLKLFELHDKVKIKEGKFSTLDLSAGQRKRLALIVAVLEDRPILVLDEWAADQDPYFRKKFYTEIIHKIVQEENKTIIAITHDDNYYQEADRLFKMDYGKLEEINSENTLQTKNNILT